A genomic stretch from Nitrobacter winogradskyi Nb-255 includes:
- a CDS encoding Crp/Fnr family transcriptional regulator, whose translation MVHGPKNSLLASIPDTEWIEVQKLCEFVKLPLDRVLYEPRGPFDYVYFPETAIISNVAPLKVDKTAETSTTGREGMINVGAIMGDDQSMHRAVVQVSGDSIRIAFQDFQELQARLPVFRRKLNAYSRAFLAQVMQSVACNASHTLLQRCARWLLKSHDRVDGDELRLTQQFLAEMLVVSRVAVNAELQKFQQQQVLTYSRGIITVLDRKLLERTSCECYRAVRREYDRLLPGSFTK comes from the coding sequence ATGGTGCACGGGCCAAAGAACAGCCTTCTGGCGAGCATACCGGACACGGAATGGATCGAAGTTCAGAAGCTGTGTGAGTTTGTCAAGCTTCCACTGGATCGCGTGCTGTACGAGCCGCGCGGCCCGTTCGATTATGTGTACTTTCCCGAAACGGCGATCATCTCCAACGTTGCTCCGCTCAAGGTCGACAAGACAGCCGAGACGTCAACCACGGGACGGGAGGGCATGATCAATGTCGGAGCGATCATGGGTGATGATCAATCCATGCATCGCGCCGTCGTCCAGGTGTCCGGTGACAGCATCCGAATTGCGTTTCAGGATTTTCAGGAGTTGCAAGCGCGCCTGCCGGTGTTTCGGCGCAAGCTCAACGCCTACTCGCGGGCGTTCCTTGCGCAGGTGATGCAGTCCGTTGCGTGCAACGCCAGTCATACGCTTCTCCAGCGCTGCGCGCGATGGCTGTTGAAGTCTCACGATCGCGTCGATGGCGACGAACTTCGACTCACTCAGCAATTCCTGGCCGAAATGCTCGTGGTCAGTCGCGTGGCCGTTAACGCCGAGTTGCAGAAGTTTCAGCAACAGCAGGTTCTCACATATAGCCGCGGCATCATTACCGTACTGGACCGTAAACTTTTGGAGCGCACATCCTGCGAATGCTACCGCGCGGTCCGGCGAGAGTACGACAGGCTGTTGCCCGGCTCTTTCACCAAATAA
- a CDS encoding 50S ribosomal protein L23, which produces MTIDANHYDVIVAPVITEKATMASEYNKVVFKVARKATKPQIKEAVEKLFDVKVKSVNTLVRKGKTKVFRGRLGSHSDNKRAVVTLEEGHRIDVTTGL; this is translated from the coding sequence ATGACGATCGACGCGAACCATTACGACGTGATCGTCGCTCCGGTGATCACCGAAAAGGCGACGATGGCCTCCGAGTACAACAAGGTTGTGTTCAAGGTGGCTCGCAAGGCGACCAAGCCGCAAATCAAGGAAGCGGTCGAGAAGCTGTTCGACGTCAAGGTCAAAAGCGTGAACACGCTGGTGCGCAAGGGCAAGACCAAGGTTTTCCGAGGCCGTCTGGGTTCACACTCGGACAACAAGCGTGCGGTTGTGACCCTCGAAGAGGGCCATCGCATCGACGTGACCACGGGTCTCTGA
- the rpsJ gene encoding 30S ribosomal protein S10, translating to MNGQNIRIRLKAFDHRILDTSTREIVNTAKRTGAQVRGPIPLPTRIEKFTVNRSPHVDKKSREQFEMRTHKRLLDIVDPTPQTVDALMKLDLAAGVDVEIKL from the coding sequence ATGAACGGCCAGAATATCCGCATCCGTCTCAAGGCGTTCGATCATCGGATCCTTGATACGTCGACCCGCGAGATCGTGAACACCGCGAAACGCACCGGCGCGCAGGTCCGCGGACCCATACCGCTGCCGACGCGAATCGAGAAGTTTACGGTCAACCGTTCGCCGCATGTCGACAAGAAGAGCCGCGAGCAGTTCGAGATGCGGACTCACAAGCGCCTTCTCGATATCGTCGATCCAACGCCTCAGACAGTCGATGCCTTGATGAAGCTTGATCTGGCTGCGGGCGTCGACGTGGAGATCAAGCTCTGA
- the rplB gene encoding 50S ribosomal protein L2, with translation MALKTYNPTTPGQRQLVMVDRSALYKGKPVKTLTEGKRGKGGRNNTGRITVRFRGGGHKQAYRNVDFKRGKTDVPAVVERLEYDPNRTAFIALIKYQDGEQAYILAPQRMAVGDTVVAGNYVDVKPGNVMPLGNMPVGTIVHNVEMKIGKGGQLARSAGTYAQIVGRDQDYVILRLNSGEQRLVHGRCRGAIGAVSNPDHMNTSVGKAGRTRWMGRRPHNRGVVMNPIDHPHGGGEGRTSGGRHPVTPWGKPTKGKKTRSNKSTNKFILISRHKRKK, from the coding sequence ATGGCACTGAAGACTTACAATCCCACCACGCCGGGCCAGCGCCAGTTGGTGATGGTCGATCGCTCGGCCCTTTACAAGGGCAAGCCGGTCAAGACGTTGACCGAAGGCAAGCGCGGCAAGGGCGGTCGCAACAACACCGGGCGCATCACCGTGCGGTTCCGTGGCGGCGGCCACAAGCAAGCCTATCGCAACGTCGATTTCAAGCGCGGCAAGACGGACGTGCCGGCGGTTGTTGAACGGCTCGAATATGATCCGAACCGCACCGCGTTCATCGCGCTGATCAAGTATCAGGACGGTGAGCAGGCCTATATCCTTGCGCCGCAGCGTATGGCTGTCGGCGACACCGTGGTGGCCGGGAATTATGTGGACGTCAAACCGGGTAATGTCATGCCGCTCGGCAACATGCCTGTCGGCACGATCGTGCACAACGTCGAGATGAAGATCGGCAAGGGTGGCCAGCTTGCGCGTTCCGCCGGCACCTATGCTCAGATCGTCGGCCGCGATCAGGATTATGTCATTCTGCGTCTGAATTCGGGCGAGCAGCGCTTGGTGCATGGCCGCTGCCGCGGCGCCATCGGCGCAGTATCGAATCCGGATCACATGAACACCTCGGTCGGCAAGGCAGGCCGCACTCGCTGGATGGGCCGCCGTCCGCACAACCGGGGCGTGGTCATGAACCCGATCGACCATCCGCATGGCGGCGGCGAAGGCCGAACGTCCGGCGGCCGTCACCCGGTGACGCCGTGGGGCAAGCCGACCAAGGGCAAGAAGACCCGTTCCAACAAGTCGACCAACAAGTTCATTCTCATCAGCCGCCACAAGCGGAAGAAGTAG
- the rpsS gene encoding 30S ribosomal protein S19: MVRSVWKGPFVEGSLLKKADAARASGRHDVIKIWSRRSTILPQFVGLVFGVYNGQKHVPVSVNEEMVGHKFGEFSPTRTFHGHSGDKKAKRS, translated from the coding sequence ATGGTTCGTTCAGTCTGGAAAGGCCCGTTTGTTGAAGGCTCGCTGCTTAAGAAGGCAGATGCCGCGCGAGCGAGTGGCCGTCATGACGTCATCAAGATCTGGAGTCGCCGCTCGACCATTCTGCCGCAGTTCGTCGGGCTGGTGTTCGGTGTCTATAACGGCCAGAAGCACGTGCCTGTGTCGGTCAACGAAGAGATGGTCGGTCACAAGTTCGGCGAGTTCTCGCCGACCCGTACGTTCCATGGCCACTCGGGCGACAAGAAAGCCAAGAGGTCTTGA
- the rplD gene encoding 50S ribosomal protein L4, with translation MELNVTTLEGKAAGSVHLSDGIFGLEPRKDLIQRCVNWQLAKSQAGTHKTKGRAEIWRTGKKLFKQKGTGNARHGSARAPQFRGGGRAFGPVVRSHAHDLPKKVRALALRHALSAKAKDGGLIVIDSVELKEAKTKALMGHFSSLGLTSALIIDGAQVHAGFATAARNIPNIDVLPIQGINVYDILRRQKLVLTKAAVDALEARFK, from the coding sequence ATGGAACTGAACGTTACCACCCTCGAAGGCAAGGCTGCGGGTTCGGTTCATCTGTCGGACGGAATCTTCGGGCTCGAGCCTCGCAAGGATCTCATTCAGCGTTGCGTGAACTGGCAGCTTGCCAAGAGTCAGGCGGGCACCCACAAGACCAAGGGACGCGCGGAAATCTGGCGCACCGGCAAGAAGCTGTTCAAGCAGAAGGGCACGGGCAACGCCCGTCACGGCTCGGCCCGCGCGCCCCAGTTCCGAGGCGGCGGCCGTGCGTTTGGGCCGGTCGTTCGCAGTCATGCGCATGATCTGCCCAAGAAGGTGCGCGCGCTGGCGCTGCGCCATGCGCTTTCGGCGAAGGCCAAGGATGGCGGTTTGATCGTTATCGACAGCGTCGAGCTGAAAGAGGCCAAGACCAAGGCTCTGATGGGGCATTTTTCGAGCCTCGGTCTGACCAGTGCGCTGATCATCGATGGCGCGCAGGTTCATGCCGGGTTCGCAACCGCCGCGCGCAACATTCCGAACATCGACGTGCTGCCGATCCAGGGCATCAACGTCTACGACATTCTGCGCCGTCAGAAGCTGGTGTTGACCAAGGCGGCGGTTGATGCGTTGGAGGCGCGTTTCAAATGA
- the tuf gene encoding elongation factor Tu: MAKAKFERNKPHCNIGTIGHVDHGKTSLTAAITKVLAEAGGATFTAYDQIDKAPEEKARGITISTSHVEYETPNRHYAHVDCPGHADYVKNMITGAAQMDGAILVVSAADGPMPQTREHILLARQVGVPAIVVFLNKCDMVDDPELLELVEMEVRELLSKYEFPGDDIPIIKGSALAALEDSDAKLGKEAVLELMKAVDAYIPQPERPVDQPFLMPVEDVFSISGRGTVVTGRVERGIVKVGEEIEIVGIRETQKTTVTGVEMFRKLLDQGQAGDNIGALLRGTKREDVERGQVLCKPGSVKPHTKFKAEAYILTKEEGGRHTPFFTNYRPQFYFRTTDVTGVVHLPAGTEMVMPGDNVAMEVHLIVPIAMEEKLRFAIREGGRTVGAGVVASIIE, from the coding sequence ATGGCCAAAGCAAAGTTTGAACGTAACAAGCCGCATTGCAACATTGGAACGATCGGTCACGTCGACCATGGCAAGACCTCATTGACGGCGGCTATCACGAAGGTTCTTGCGGAAGCCGGCGGAGCGACGTTCACGGCATACGACCAGATTGACAAGGCTCCTGAGGAAAAGGCGCGCGGCATCACGATCTCGACGTCGCATGTCGAGTATGAGACGCCGAACCGCCACTACGCGCATGTCGACTGTCCGGGCCATGCCGACTACGTGAAGAACATGATCACGGGCGCGGCGCAGATGGACGGCGCGATTCTTGTCGTGTCGGCTGCGGACGGCCCGATGCCTCAGACGCGCGAGCACATTCTTCTGGCGCGCCAGGTTGGCGTTCCGGCGATCGTGGTGTTTCTGAACAAGTGCGACATGGTCGACGATCCGGAGCTTCTGGAACTGGTCGAGATGGAGGTCCGGGAGCTTTTGTCGAAGTACGAGTTTCCCGGCGACGACATTCCGATCATCAAGGGCTCGGCGCTGGCGGCGCTTGAGGATTCCGACGCCAAGCTCGGCAAGGAAGCGGTGCTTGAACTGATGAAGGCGGTTGACGCCTACATTCCGCAGCCGGAGCGGCCGGTTGACCAGCCGTTCCTGATGCCGGTCGAGGACGTGTTCTCGATTTCCGGTCGCGGTACGGTTGTGACGGGACGAGTTGAGCGCGGTATTGTCAAGGTCGGCGAGGAAATCGAGATCGTCGGCATCCGCGAGACGCAGAAGACGACGGTGACGGGCGTGGAGATGTTCCGCAAGCTTCTCGATCAGGGGCAGGCGGGCGACAACATCGGAGCGCTGTTGCGCGGCACCAAGCGCGAGGACGTGGAGCGCGGTCAGGTTTTGTGCAAGCCGGGCTCCGTGAAGCCGCACACCAAGTTCAAGGCGGAAGCCTACATCCTGACCAAGGAGGAAGGTGGCCGTCACACGCCGTTTTTCACCAACTATCGGCCGCAGTTCTATTTCCGCACAACGGATGTGACCGGGGTGGTGCATCTTCCGGCCGGCACCGAGATGGTGATGCCGGGCGACAATGTCGCGATGGAGGTGCATCTGATCGTGCCGATCGCCATGGAGGAGAAGCTGCGCTTCGCCATCCGCGAGGGCGGTCGTACCGTCGGCGCAGGCGTCGTCGCCAGCATCATCGAGTAA
- the rplC gene encoding 50S ribosomal protein L3 — protein MRSGVIAQKVGMTRVFTEAGEHIPVTVLKLSNCQVLGHRTSEKNGYVALQLGSGARKTVYMPKAERGQFAVAKVAPKRKVAEFRVSEDSLIPVGAEIQADHFVVGQFVDVTGTSVGKGYAGGMKRWNFGGLRATHGVSISHRSIGSTGGRQDPGKTFKNKKMPGHMGVDRITTLNLRVVQTDVERGLILVEGAVPGSKGGWIAVRDAVKKPLPKEAPKPGKFKVVGDAQAVDEDKAPADTPAEKEGA, from the coding sequence ATGCGCTCCGGAGTGATCGCACAAAAGGTCGGGATGACGCGGGTCTTTACAGAGGCCGGCGAGCACATCCCTGTGACCGTGCTGAAGCTGAGCAATTGTCAGGTGTTGGGACACCGGACCAGCGAGAAGAACGGCTACGTCGCATTGCAGCTTGGCTCGGGTGCGCGCAAGACGGTCTACATGCCCAAGGCGGAGCGCGGACAATTCGCGGTCGCCAAGGTGGCGCCAAAGCGCAAGGTCGCTGAATTCCGCGTGTCGGAGGATTCGCTGATTCCGGTCGGTGCGGAAATTCAGGCGGACCATTTCGTGGTCGGCCAGTTCGTCGATGTCACCGGAACGTCGGTGGGTAAGGGTTACGCCGGCGGCATGAAACGCTGGAATTTCGGCGGTCTGCGCGCCACCCATGGCGTGTCGATCTCGCATCGTTCGATCGGTTCGACCGGCGGCCGTCAGGATCCGGGCAAGACCTTCAAGAACAAGAAGATGCCGGGCCACATGGGTGTCGACCGCATCACGACTCTAAACCTGCGCGTGGTGCAGACCGACGTGGAGCGCGGCCTGATCCTGGTCGAGGGTGCCGTTCCGGGCTCCAAGGGCGGCTGGATCGCGGTACGCGACGCGGTGAAGAAGCCGTTGCCCAAGGAAGCGCCGAAACCAGGCAAGTTCAAGGTCGTGGGCGATGCGCAGGCTGTGGACGAGGACAAGGCTCCTGCGGATACCCCGGCCGAGAAGGAGGGGGCATAA
- the rpsL gene encoding 30S ribosomal protein S12 has protein sequence MPTINQLIASPRVLQKSRKKVPALQQSPQKRGVCTRVYTTTPKKPNSALRKVAKVRLTNGFEVIGYIPGEGHNLQEHSVVMIRGGRVKDLPGVRYHILRGVLDTQGVKNRKQRRSKYGAKRPK, from the coding sequence ATGCCGACGATCAACCAGCTGATCGCAAGTCCGCGCGTCCTACAAAAGTCGCGCAAGAAGGTGCCAGCGTTGCAGCAATCGCCGCAAAAGCGCGGGGTGTGCACGCGTGTTTACACCACGACTCCGAAGAAGCCGAATTCGGCGCTGCGCAAGGTCGCCAAGGTGCGCCTGACCAATGGCTTCGAGGTCATCGGTTATATTCCGGGTGAGGGCCACAACCTTCAGGAACATTCCGTGGTGATGATTCGCGGCGGCCGCGTGAAGGACTTGCCGGGCGTGCGCTATCACATCCTCCGCGGCGTCCTCGACACGCAGGGCGTCAAGAACCGCAAGCAGCGCCGTTCGAAGTACGGCGCGAAACGTCCGAAGTAA
- the rplV gene encoding 50S ribosomal protein L22 — MSKPKRERSLPENEAKAIARMLRVSPQKLNLVAQLIRGRKASAALADLQFSRKRIAGDVKKCLESAIANAENNHDLDVDELIVSEAFVGNGMVMKRFAPRGRGRSGRIYKPFSQLTIVVRQVEAEASA, encoded by the coding sequence ATGAGCAAACCAAAGCGCGAACGGAGCCTCCCGGAAAATGAGGCCAAGGCGATTGCCCGGATGCTTCGGGTGAGCCCGCAGAAGCTCAACCTGGTTGCGCAACTGATCCGCGGCCGCAAGGCGTCGGCGGCGCTCGCCGATCTGCAATTCTCGCGCAAGCGGATCGCGGGGGACGTCAAGAAGTGCCTCGAGTCGGCGATCGCCAACGCCGAGAACAACCATGACCTCGACGTCGACGAGTTGATCGTATCGGAGGCGTTTGTCGGCAACGGCATGGTGATGAAGCGTTTCGCGCCGCGCGGCCGTGGCCGTTCGGGCCGTATTTATAAACCGTTCTCGCAGCTGACGATCGTGGTGCGTCAGGTCGAGGCCGAGGCGAGCGCTTAA
- a CDS encoding GNAT family N-acetyltransferase, whose product MISVNICPPTPDLAAPWDDLVRRASSNVFMNPVVLSAANESGFADVRVLLAWNDGAGFKKLVGIWAFQVRKISPMWPLVLEALPYNYAFLSSPVVDPAFVRDVIPGFLSAIRDSRSLPKVISLKSLDAEEESFATLIETLNEQGCACLRMSDSTRPFATPDAGVKRSGSTRKKLRQDWNRLSAAGSVDIVNLRAPDTREAFETFLELEAAGWKGARGTALLCRPADAAFARKMIAALAERGDASVALLRVDGRAIAAQVLMYCGATAYTWKTAFDPDYAKYSPGMLLIDRITDDLLTSADIEAVNSCSYEGSFMAQLWVGRRRMADLLVNVGRDRSLAFSLEAARQRGYEQLRWFRDQVRSWSVPASPKARK is encoded by the coding sequence ATGATTTCAGTAAACATTTGCCCACCAACACCGGACCTGGCGGCGCCATGGGACGATCTCGTTCGGCGGGCGTCTTCAAACGTATTCATGAATCCGGTGGTCCTGTCGGCCGCGAACGAGAGCGGGTTTGCGGACGTCCGTGTTCTGCTGGCGTGGAATGACGGCGCCGGATTCAAGAAGCTGGTCGGTATCTGGGCTTTTCAAGTCCGCAAAATTTCGCCGATGTGGCCCTTGGTGCTTGAAGCATTGCCCTACAACTATGCCTTTCTTTCAAGTCCCGTCGTCGACCCGGCTTTCGTTCGCGACGTCATTCCAGGCTTTCTATCGGCGATCCGTGACAGTCGCTCGCTGCCCAAGGTGATCAGCCTGAAATCGCTTGATGCCGAGGAAGAGAGCTTCGCAACACTCATCGAGACGCTGAACGAGCAGGGTTGCGCCTGCCTCAGGATGTCCGACAGCACGCGTCCTTTCGCTACTCCTGATGCTGGCGTGAAACGGTCGGGCTCGACCCGGAAGAAGCTGCGGCAGGATTGGAACCGGCTCTCCGCCGCAGGCAGTGTCGATATCGTCAATCTCCGCGCTCCGGATACCAGAGAGGCTTTCGAGACGTTTCTGGAACTGGAAGCCGCAGGCTGGAAAGGAGCGCGTGGCACGGCTTTGTTATGCAGGCCCGCGGACGCGGCGTTCGCCAGGAAGATGATTGCCGCGCTGGCCGAACGTGGCGATGCTTCGGTTGCCTTGCTTCGTGTTGATGGGCGCGCCATCGCCGCACAGGTGCTGATGTACTGCGGCGCCACGGCCTATACGTGGAAAACGGCCTTCGATCCCGACTACGCGAAATACTCGCCCGGCATGCTGCTGATCGACAGGATCACGGACGATCTGCTGACCTCCGCAGATATCGAGGCGGTCAATTCCTGCTCCTACGAAGGAAGCTTCATGGCTCAACTCTGGGTGGGACGACGGAGGATGGCCGATCTGCTGGTCAATGTCGGGCGGGATCGATCCCTGGCCTTCTCGCTGGAGGCCGCCCGCCAACGGGGCTATGAACAGCTTCGCTGGTTTCGCGACCAGGTTCGGAGCTGGTCAGTTCCCGCCAGCCCCAAAGCAAGAAAGTAA
- the fusA gene encoding elongation factor G: MPRQHAIEDYRNFGIMAHIDAGKTTTTERILYYTGKSHKIGEVHEGAATMDWMTQEQERGITITSAATTAFWDGKRLNIIDTPGHVDFTIEVERSLRVLDGAVCVLDSNQGVEPQTETVWRQGDKYKVPRIVFCNKMDKTGADFYKCLADIVDRLGARPVALQLPIGSESNFKGMVDLVRMKALVWNNEALGAMYDIVDIPADLADKAKEYREKLVEAAVELDDDAMAAYLDGAEPDEATLKKLIRKAVLTGAFYPVLCGTAFKNKGVQPLLDAVVAYLPSPLDVPAIKGVDDKGNEVVRHADDKEPMSLLAFKIMDDPFVGTITFCRIYSGILQSGTGVVNSTREKKERIGRMLLMHANNREDIKEAYAGDIVALAGLKEARTGDTLCDPAHQVILEKMEFPDPVIEIAIEPKSKADQEKLGIALAKLAAEDPSFRVSTDQESGQTILKGMGELHLDIKVDILKRTYKVDANIGAPQVAFRERVTKRVEHSYTHKKQTGGTGQFAAVTLIVEPSEPGKGYEFESKIVGGAVPKEYIPGVEKGIESVLSSGVVAGFPVVDVKVQLIDGKFHDVDSSALAFEIATRACFREALQKGKSVLLEPIMKVEVVTPEDYTGSVIGDLNSRRGQIQGQDMRGNANVINAMVPLMNMFGYVNNLRSMSQGRATFTMQFDHYAEAPANVSAEVQKKFA, encoded by the coding sequence ATGCCCCGCCAACATGCCATCGAGGATTACCGTAACTTCGGTATCATGGCGCATATCGACGCCGGCAAGACGACGACGACCGAGCGTATCCTTTATTACACCGGCAAGAGCCACAAGATCGGCGAAGTGCACGAAGGTGCGGCGACGATGGACTGGATGACGCAGGAGCAGGAGCGCGGCATCACCATCACCTCGGCTGCGACCACCGCGTTCTGGGACGGCAAGCGGCTGAACATCATCGACACTCCGGGTCACGTCGACTTCACCATCGAGGTGGAGCGCTCCTTGCGTGTGCTCGACGGCGCCGTATGCGTGCTCGATTCCAACCAGGGAGTCGAGCCGCAGACCGAAACGGTCTGGCGTCAGGGCGACAAGTACAAGGTGCCGCGCATCGTCTTCTGCAACAAGATGGATAAGACCGGCGCCGACTTCTACAAGTGTCTCGCTGACATCGTCGATCGTCTCGGTGCGCGCCCTGTTGCGCTGCAGTTGCCGATTGGCTCGGAAAGCAACTTTAAGGGCATGGTCGACCTCGTCCGCATGAAGGCGCTGGTCTGGAACAACGAAGCGCTGGGCGCGATGTACGACATCGTAGACATCCCGGCTGACCTTGCCGACAAGGCAAAGGAGTATCGCGAGAAGCTGGTGGAGGCCGCCGTCGAACTCGATGACGACGCCATGGCCGCTTATCTCGACGGCGCCGAGCCCGACGAAGCCACGCTGAAGAAGCTGATCCGCAAGGCGGTGCTGACCGGCGCTTTCTATCCGGTGCTGTGCGGCACGGCATTCAAGAACAAGGGCGTCCAGCCGCTGCTCGATGCCGTGGTCGCCTATCTGCCGTCGCCGCTCGACGTTCCGGCTATCAAGGGCGTTGACGACAAAGGCAACGAAGTTGTCCGTCACGCCGACGACAAGGAGCCGATGTCGCTGCTGGCGTTCAAGATCATGGACGACCCATTCGTCGGGACGATCACGTTCTGCCGCATCTATTCGGGCATTCTTCAGAGCGGCACCGGCGTCGTCAATTCGACGCGCGAAAAGAAAGAGCGCATCGGCCGGATGTTGCTGATGCATGCGAACAATCGTGAAGACATCAAGGAGGCCTATGCCGGCGACATCGTTGCGCTGGCCGGCCTGAAGGAAGCGCGCACCGGCGACACGCTGTGCGATCCCGCTCATCAGGTGATTCTCGAAAAGATGGAGTTTCCTGATCCGGTCATCGAGATCGCGATCGAGCCGAAGTCCAAGGCGGACCAGGAAAAGCTGGGTATCGCGCTGGCGAAGCTTGCGGCCGAAGATCCATCCTTTCGCGTCTCGACCGACCAGGAGTCCGGCCAGACCATCCTCAAGGGCATGGGCGAGCTCCATCTTGACATCAAGGTCGATATTCTCAAGCGCACCTACAAGGTCGACGCCAATATCGGCGCGCCGCAGGTGGCGTTCCGCGAGCGCGTCACCAAGCGTGTCGAGCACAGCTACACCCACAAGAAGCAGACGGGCGGCACCGGCCAGTTTGCGGCGGTGACGCTGATCGTCGAGCCGAGCGAGCCCGGCAAAGGCTACGAGTTCGAGTCGAAGATCGTCGGCGGTGCCGTGCCGAAGGAATACATCCCCGGCGTGGAGAAGGGCATCGAGAGCGTGCTCAGTTCGGGCGTGGTCGCTGGCTTCCCTGTTGTCGACGTCAAGGTGCAGCTGATCGACGGCAAGTTCCATGACGTCGACTCATCGGCGCTGGCATTCGAAATCGCGACGCGCGCCTGCTTCCGTGAAGCTCTGCAGAAGGGCAAGTCGGTGCTGCTGGAGCCGATCATGAAAGTCGAAGTGGTGACGCCGGAAGACTATACCGGATCGGTCATCGGCGATCTCAATTCGCGGCGCGGCCAGATCCAGGGTCAGGACATGCGCGGCAACGCCAACGTCATCAACGCGATGGTGCCGCTCATGAACATGTTCGGCTACGTGAACAATCTGCGCTCGATGAGTCAGGGGCGCGCGACCTTTACGATGCAATTCGATCATTACGCGGAAGCGCCGGCGAATGTGTCGGCGGAAGTCCAGAAAAAGTTTGCCTGA
- a CDS encoding FAD-dependent monooxygenase — translation MRYTNIAIVGGGLAGSTAAAMLGRAGVPAILMDPHTTYLPDLRCEKLSGTQIRRLRNTGLDKQILQATTLDGEV, via the coding sequence ATGCGCTACACCAACATTGCGATTGTTGGCGGCGGATTGGCCGGTTCAACGGCAGCCGCGATGCTGGGCCGCGCAGGTGTTCCTGCGATCTTGATGGATCCGCACACAACGTATTTACCCGACCTGCGCTGCGAAAAGCTCAGTGGCACTCAGATTCGGCGACTGCGCAACACGGGTCTCGACAAGCAGATACTGCAAGCGACGACCCTCGACGGCGAGGTGTAG
- the rpsG gene encoding 30S ribosomal protein S7 produces the protein MSRRHSAEKREVLPDPKFGNVVITKFMNSIMYAGKKSVAESIVYGALDLIEAKTKQGPLTVFEQALENVMPTIEVRSRRVGGATYQVPVEVRSTRRQALGIRWLITAARGRNEKTMTERLSAELLDASNNRGSAVKKREDVHKMAEANRAFSHYRW, from the coding sequence ATGTCACGTCGCCATTCTGCCGAAAAGCGTGAAGTGTTGCCCGACCCGAAGTTCGGAAACGTCGTCATTACGAAGTTCATGAACTCGATCATGTATGCGGGAAAGAAGTCAGTCGCCGAAAGCATCGTCTACGGCGCGCTCGACCTGATCGAGGCCAAGACCAAGCAGGGTCCGTTGACTGTTTTCGAGCAGGCGCTCGAGAACGTGATGCCGACCATCGAGGTGCGGTCCCGCCGCGTTGGCGGCGCCACCTATCAGGTGCCGGTGGAAGTTCGCTCTACCCGCCGTCAGGCGCTGGGCATTCGCTGGCTGATCACAGCTGCGCGGGGGCGCAATGAAAAGACGATGACGGAGCGGCTTTCGGCTGAACTGCTCGACGCGTCGAACAATCGGGGCAGTGCGGTCAAGAAGCGGGAAGACGTGCACAAGATGGCGGAAGCCAACCGTGCGTTCTCGCACTATCGCTGGTAA
- the rpsC gene encoding 30S ribosomal protein S3: MGQKINPIGLRLGINRTWDSRWYAGKAEYGRLLHEDVKIRELLHKELKQAAVARIVIERPHKKCRVTIHSARPGVVIGKKGADIDKLRKRVADITSSDVVLNIVEIRKPELDATLVAESIAQQLERRVAFRRAMKRAVQSAMRLGAEGIRINCSGRLGGAEIARMEWYREGRVPLHTLRADVDYGVATAFTTFGTCGVKVWIFKGEILEHDPMAQDKRQAGDDSRPRRDAA; encoded by the coding sequence ATGGGTCAAAAGATCAATCCGATCGGGCTGCGTCTGGGTATCAACCGGACCTGGGATTCCCGTTGGTACGCCGGCAAGGCCGAGTACGGCCGGCTGCTGCACGAGGATGTCAAGATCCGTGAACTCCTGCACAAGGAGCTCAAGCAGGCAGCCGTCGCCCGCATCGTGATCGAGCGGCCGCATAAGAAGTGCCGGGTGACGATCCATTCGGCGCGCCCCGGTGTCGTGATCGGCAAGAAGGGCGCCGATATCGACAAGCTGCGCAAAAGAGTTGCCGACATCACCTCGTCGGACGTGGTTCTCAACATCGTCGAGATTCGCAAGCCGGAGCTTGATGCCACCCTGGTTGCCGAATCGATCGCGCAGCAGCTCGAACGCCGCGTCGCGTTCCGTCGCGCGATGAAGCGCGCCGTGCAATCGGCGATGCGTCTCGGCGCCGAAGGCATCAGGATCAACTGCTCGGGTCGTCTCGGCGGCGCTGAAATCGCTCGCATGGAGTGGTATCGCGAAGGCCGCGTGCCGCTGCACACGCTGCGCGCCGACGTAGATTATGGTGTTGCCACGGCGTTCACGACATTCGGTACCTGCGGCGTCAAGGTCTGGATATTCAAGGGCGAGATCCTTGAGCATGACCCGATGGCTCAGGATAAACGCCAGGCCGGCGACGATAGCCGTCCTCGCCGCGACGCGGCATGA